A stretch of Aedes aegypti strain LVP_AGWG chromosome 2, AaegL5.0 Primary Assembly, whole genome shotgun sequence DNA encodes these proteins:
- the LOC5577275 gene encoding protein G12: protein MKAVFVLTALVAIATASYIPVEASPKSLKDDFQDFVNLLPVDKLTDLVVRYFTTDKEFQEAFAYLHGKEFAAVWDQLFALKEVKDVLNYLEDAGLEVYELLNQVADFLGLNHVKPVQDVKSLKTGGLSGFVDEALALLPLKELKALFEEKLKTSPEFKAFFDKLSSTDFQKLVDFYQNSKEAQALVQKLRDHGVDVDKFFELVAGFFGWGY, encoded by the exons AtgaaggccgttttcgttctcACCGCCCTGGTGGCAATCGCTACCGCTTCCTACATCCCTGTTGAAGCGTCACCCAAAAGCCTCAAGGATGACTTCCAAGATTTCGTCAACCTACTGCCGGTGGACAAACTCACCGATCTGGTCGTACGCTACTTCACCACTGACAAGGAATTCCAGGAAGCGTTTGCCTATCTGCACGGTAAGGAGTTCGCCGCCGTTTGGGATCAGCTGTTCGCCCTGAAGGAAGTCAAGGACGTGCTGAACTACTTGGAGGATGCTGGTCTGGAGGTTTATGAGCTGCTGAATCAGGTTGCCGATTTCTTGGGACTGAATCACGTCAAGCCGGTGCAAGATGTTAAGAGCT TGAAAACCGGAGGATTGAGCGGATTCGTCGATGAGGCTCTTGCTCTGCTGCCCCTGAAGGAACTGAAGGCTCTCTTTGAGGAGAAGCTGAAAACCAGCCCAGAATTCAAGGCGTTCTTCGACAAGCTATCTAGCACTGATTTCCAGAAGTTGGTCGACTTCTACCAG AACTCCAAGGAAGCTCAAGCTTTGGTCCAGAAGCTGCGTGATCATGGAGTCGATGTTGACAAGTTCTTCGAGCTGGTCGCTGGATTCTTCGGATGGGGATACTAA